In Candidatus Cohnella colombiensis, one DNA window encodes the following:
- the pheA gene encoding prephenate dehydratase yields MTKRKSVALLPQSTVSDEATRYLLQNHDIDLVYCTMISDVFLSTANGHTNWSVIPIENTIDGSVSLHMDWLVHEVDLPIQAEWVFPSIQNLIGHASELNGEDGTWDPGKIKKIMSHPVAMAQCLQFIRSHIPNAELETLSSTTESVRTVQANPGKGWAAIGTKLAASDLGLDLLEEKVTDHDNNFTRFLLVGQESLEFPNASHHKTSILITPPDDYPGALHQVLSAFSWRRINLSRIESRPTKKKLGNYYFYLDIELSMDTVLLPLALAEIEAIGCQVRILGSYPSIPFVL; encoded by the coding sequence ATGACGAAACGTAAATCGGTTGCGCTATTGCCACAGAGCACGGTGTCGGATGAAGCGACGCGATATTTGCTTCAGAACCATGATATCGATTTGGTTTATTGCACCATGATATCGGATGTGTTTCTTTCGACAGCGAACGGTCATACAAATTGGAGCGTTATTCCGATCGAGAATACGATTGACGGTTCTGTCAGTCTTCATATGGATTGGCTCGTTCATGAGGTCGACTTACCTATTCAAGCAGAATGGGTATTTCCTTCGATTCAAAATTTAATTGGACATGCCTCAGAATTGAATGGTGAAGATGGCACATGGGATCCTGGCAAAATTAAAAAGATAATGAGTCACCCCGTGGCAATGGCGCAATGCTTGCAGTTCATTCGCTCACACATTCCGAATGCGGAGCTTGAGACGCTGAGCAGTACGACCGAAAGCGTGCGGACGGTACAAGCTAATCCGGGAAAAGGCTGGGCAGCGATCGGTACAAAGCTTGCGGCATCCGATTTAGGGCTCGATTTACTTGAAGAGAAAGTAACTGATCACGACAACAACTTTACACGGTTTCTGCTCGTTGGACAGGAGTCGCTTGAATTTCCCAATGCTTCGCATCATAAAACAAGCATTCTCATTACACCGCCTGATGATTACCCGGGTGCGCTACATCAAGTATTGTCGGCGTTTTCTTGGCGTCGCATTAACTTGTCTCGGATTGAATCTAGACCCACGAAGAAAAAGCTTGGTAATTATTATTTTTACTTGGATATTGAACTTTCAATGGATACCGTATTGCTACCGTTAGCACTTGCAGAAATTGAGGCTATCGGTTGTCAGGTGCGAATATTAGGCTCCTATCCAAGTATTCCATTCGTGCTGTAA
- a CDS encoding LysM peptidoglycan-binding domain-containing protein, with protein sequence MKIHMVKQGDTLYLIAKKYNVPLEDLIKANPEISNPDVLAIGTKVKIHTQPQSAAEVIHQHIVQQGDSLWKLSKAWGIHLSDLIKANPQLKNPNALLTGEVVNIPKQTGHAEAHPHHGGAQGKANTAVLPGTSKKNTAVLPIETPPPAPAPVPVPAPAPAPIAPIEPIYPVMQAPIAHIEPIYPVMPAPIAHEPAPYYGGWMHESTQISTGYGSIYGSNDFIGYDSNALGNESYPGVGGVMTTGMQSTPGCQSCGGPSMQSIAGTANPSMYSAQYSNAYPSTYPGMGYPSGIQPFMASPSPYGYAGQEEAYNPYVQSASYTPEYGNYANQSFPPIPPLPPLRPIEEPSNPYALREESSFDELKSASKKSNTKSRSRVNAVTKSKPKRKKSMPLLKW encoded by the coding sequence GTGAAGATCCATATGGTAAAACAAGGGGATACGCTGTATTTGATTGCGAAGAAGTACAATGTGCCGTTAGAAGATCTAATAAAAGCGAACCCCGAAATTAGTAATCCAGACGTTCTAGCCATTGGTACGAAGGTGAAAATTCATACGCAGCCTCAATCAGCTGCAGAGGTCATTCATCAGCATATCGTTCAGCAAGGAGATAGCTTGTGGAAGCTATCGAAGGCGTGGGGCATACACCTGTCCGACCTCATTAAGGCAAATCCACAATTGAAAAATCCGAATGCGCTGCTAACGGGTGAAGTTGTTAACATACCGAAGCAGACGGGTCATGCTGAAGCGCATCCCCATCACGGTGGTGCGCAAGGCAAAGCCAATACTGCTGTATTGCCCGGTACTAGCAAGAAGAATACCGCTGTGCTTCCCATCGAGACGCCACCTCCCGCACCCGCACCTGTACCTGTACCAGCGCCTGCGCCAGCCCCAATCGCGCCTATTGAGCCGATTTATCCGGTAATGCAAGCCCCAATCGCGCATATTGAACCGATCTATCCGGTAATGCCAGCCCCAATTGCCCATGAGCCAGCACCGTATTACGGTGGTTGGATGCATGAATCGACACAAATTTCAACTGGATATGGTTCGATTTATGGATCCAATGACTTTATTGGGTATGACAGTAACGCATTAGGCAATGAATCCTATCCTGGTGTAGGTGGAGTTATGACAACTGGGATGCAGTCAACTCCAGGTTGTCAATCCTGTGGTGGACCATCGATGCAATCGATCGCGGGCACAGCTAATCCAAGCATGTATTCAGCCCAATATTCGAATGCATATCCAAGCACATACCCTGGCATGGGCTATCCAAGCGGCATACAACCGTTTATGGCTTCGCCGAGCCCATACGGTTATGCGGGTCAAGAGGAAGCTTACAATCCGTATGTCCAAAGCGCTAGTTACACACCTGAATACGGAAATTATGCGAACCAATCTTTTCCGCCGATCCCACCATTACCTCCACTAAGACCGATAGAAGAGCCGTCCAACCCTTACGCACTCCGTGAGGAGAGTTCATTCGATGAATTGAAATCTGCATCCAAGAAGTCTAATACAAAGTCGAGATCAAGAGTCAATGCCGTAACGAAAAGCAAACCGAAACGGAAAAAGAGTATGCCTTTGCTTAAGTGGTAA
- the ruvC gene encoding crossover junction endodeoxyribonuclease RuvC, which yields MRVLGIDPGIAIMGFGFVDKIGHKLTPVQYGCIETAAGTPTEIRLKQIYEASCNLLDQYKPDKVAVEKLFFNKNVTNAFIVGQARGVFILAAAQRGLPIDEYTPMQVKQAVVGYGGAEKRQVQEMVKMLLKLATIPKPDDVADALAVAICHAHSIVMNDRMNGVNR from the coding sequence ATGAGAGTGCTAGGAATCGACCCCGGAATAGCAATTATGGGATTTGGGTTTGTTGATAAGATTGGACATAAATTAACGCCCGTTCAATATGGTTGCATTGAGACAGCAGCGGGGACACCGACTGAAATTCGACTGAAACAAATTTATGAGGCTTCTTGTAATTTACTAGATCAATATAAACCGGATAAAGTGGCCGTGGAGAAGTTGTTTTTCAACAAGAATGTAACCAATGCGTTCATTGTGGGACAAGCTCGTGGTGTGTTTATACTCGCAGCGGCGCAACGTGGCTTGCCGATTGATGAATATACGCCAATGCAGGTGAAGCAAGCAGTAGTCGGATATGGTGGGGCAGAGAAACGTCAAGTTCAAGAGATGGTAAAGATGTTGCTTAAGCTAGCGACGATCCCGAAGCCGGATGATGTAGCGGATGCATTAGCGGTCGCGATTTGTCATGCTCATTCGATAGTGATGAATGATAGAATGAATGGAGTGAATCGATAA
- the ruvA gene encoding Holliday junction branch migration protein RuvA codes for MIDYLRGRVTHYETEYVVLEVRDIGYRVFTPNPYGLARSEESIQMFIHYHVREDATQLFGFTTRDEQTLFRKLLDVSGIGPKVALGVLVGGRPESIVAAIQQENITFLTKLPGIGKKTAQRMILDLKDKLSAMDGQWNEAALFAQQLPDTNDTSSSWLAAREALLGLGYRDAELDKAWHVLKGTVTGDETADQLIKKALQQLFQG; via the coding sequence ATGATCGATTATTTACGTGGACGTGTTACCCACTATGAAACCGAATACGTCGTATTAGAAGTGCGAGATATCGGGTATCGTGTTTTTACTCCGAATCCTTACGGTCTTGCACGAAGCGAAGAATCCATTCAAATGTTTATTCATTATCATGTTCGCGAGGATGCCACGCAATTGTTCGGCTTTACGACGCGTGATGAGCAGACATTGTTTAGAAAATTGCTAGACGTATCCGGAATTGGACCGAAGGTTGCGTTAGGTGTATTAGTAGGTGGTAGACCGGAGTCGATTGTTGCTGCAATTCAGCAGGAGAACATTACTTTTCTGACAAAGCTACCGGGAATCGGTAAGAAGACTGCACAAAGAATGATACTAGATTTGAAGGATAAGCTGTCTGCAATGGATGGTCAATGGAATGAAGCAGCACTTTTTGCACAGCAACTTCCGGATACGAACGACACAAGCTCATCCTGGCTCGCAGCACGTGAAGCGTTACTCGGTCTTGGTTATCGAGATGCTGAATTGGATAAGGCATGGCATGTGCTTAAAGGAACAGTCA